The following nucleotide sequence is from Anaerococcus sp. Marseille-Q7828.
AAAATCAACTCTAAATTTGGCAATAGATTACATTACCAAGAGTGAAAAAACTGATAAAAAAACTTAATATTCTCATATATAATTTATGAATATAAAAAAAGAATACCCTATATAAGAGTATTCTTGACAGGTAATAATATGCTGACCTTTGCGCCTATTTTATCAGTCCTATTTTCTAAAACAAGACTTCCTCCATGCATCTTAATAATTTGTTCGGCGACAAATAATCCGATACCATAGTTTTCTTTTGAATGCCTACTTTTGTCTCCTTTGTAGAATTGATCTGTTGCATATAATAGGTCTTCACTTGAAAATCCGTGTCCTTGGTCTACTATTGATATTTGAAGCTCATCAGCTTTGGAACATATAAGTAACTCAATGGTTGAGTTTTTAGGACTGTGTTCCTCAGCATTGCTAAGAATATTAAGAAAGGCTCGTTCAAAATTTTTTAAATCTACTATTAAAAAATCATCATCATAGTTAATATCTTCTAAAAGATTTAACTTATAAGTCGATGTGAATTCTTTAGCTAGTTTTTCAATGTTTTCTACAAATTCTTTTGCTCTAATTTGAGTAAAGTTTAATTCATTTGCTTGGTTAGATTTATTAACAAGCATTAAGGTTTCAATATATTTACCAATACGGTTTGTATTTTTCCTAATATAACCTAGATAGCTTTCCTGATATTCTGTTAGGTTTGTTTCTCCCAATAACTCTGAATTTCCCTTTATAATTGAAAGAGGAGTCTTTATATCATGGCTTAATGCTGAAATCTGATTTCTTTTTTTCTCTTCCTCTCTCCAGTTTGTCCTTAAAGATTCACTTAATCCTATTTTCATTTTTTCTAAACTATCTAATATGGCATTAAATTCCTGGATATTTGACTTTTTAACTTGGAAGTCTAAGTTTTGTTTCCCGATTTCTTCCGAAGCTTCTAGCAAAGGATTTAATTCTTTTGATATTTTCTTTGCCCAAATTAATGTGGTGGTAACAATACTAATAAGGCAAAATATTATCAGTAAAATTAGTAATAAAATATTTATTTGTGGTAGATTTTTTTGCATCCAAGGACTTTTATAATAAGGTTTTAGGTTATAAGCTACAAGTACATATCCATCTGATCTTTGTATTTCCATAAAAGATAAATTGGCATTAGAATAACCAGACCCCTTATGATAATTAAAGGCTATATCTTGGATATTCTTATTCATATTTGTTTCTAAAACTTTTTCGTCTTTTGATAAAAATAGATAAGAAGTATTGTTTGGTAGCATTGATTTATCGAAATTTTTTGAAGTGGCAATATCTATCCTTTTTTCAAGAATTAAACTCTCAGTATGGTTTGCAGGAAATATCCACTTAAATTGGAAAGAAGCAGATATAAAAGCCATTATTAATCCAACAGAGATTACTAGTCCTAGCCCAATACTTAACAAGTATTTAAAAAGTATATGTTTAAGAGATTGACCTTTTGATTTTAATTCCATTTATATCCGATCCCCCATACTGTTTCAATTGGATTTTCATCATATTTTTGAAATTTTGCCCTAATATTTTTTATATGTTCCGATATTGCAGATGCATCTCCTATACCATCAAATCCAAAGATAAGCTCATATATTTGGTCTCTTGAAAATACTTGTCCTTTTCTTTTTGCTAGTAATTCTGAAATTTGATACTCAGATTTTGTCAAATGAACTTTTTCATCTCCTACAAAGACTTCATTGGAAGATAAATCAAAACGAATCCCGCCTAGATTTAGACTAGTGTGTCGTTCTCTTTTTTCTCGTCTTAAATGTGCCTCTATACGAGCTAGGAGTTCTGCTGCACCGAATGGTTTTGTGATGTAATCATCTCCTCCAATTAATAAGCCTTCAACTATATCTTCTTCCATAGTTTTTGCCGTTAAAAAAAGAATAGGGCAGTCTACTTTAGCTCGAATATCCTTACAGAAACTAATTCCGTCAATACCTGGCATCATAATATCAAGTAGAATCAAATCATATTTACTAAGTTTAATATTATCAATCTCTAAAGGATTTTGATATACATCGACCTCATGATTGTTCTTTTTCAAAATATTTTTTATTAGTTCAAGCATATCTAACTCATCATCAACTGCAAGAATTAAAGACATTTTATCACCTCCTAATTTTAAATTAAAAACGTTTATTCACTAACAGATTTCCCATCCCACTTATTAAACCAAATAATTGAGGAAATAAATAGGATTAAGATAATAAACAAGGATACAAAACTCCAAATTCTAAACTCTTTATAAAAATAGGAAGGATCCGAAACTTTGCTCATAGTAATATACATAGCTGGAAGTCTAGATGACCACGTACAAGGAATAAAATACCAAATACTATCACCAATGGCAGTCATTGAAAGTAAAGCAATCATTGTTTCTAGAAAACCCAATCCTATAGATGCACCACTACTTAATTCAATTGATACCCAAAGATGAATCATGTATAGAGAAAGGCTGCTAATAAGAATTAAGAAAAATTCAATAAGCCAATCTAAGATATTTTGATATCCTGTTAATATTGCAAAAATTATAATAGCTAAAGATATCGAAACAACAAATCCCAATTCTAATACAAGGAGTTTTCCTAGATAAGCCTTAGTTCTAGATTTTGTAGTAGATAAGAGCACTTGAAATTTCCCAGCACCCATTTCCATATCAACAACTTTTGAACTTATAAAACTTAATATTATTGGGATTACTGCTCCTAAAAGTACAAAATAAGTTTGTACTATATCACTTTCTTCAAAATTTTCTAGTCCAGTGGTTTTTGATGCCAGATAAAATAATAAAGAATAGGCTATAGGTAAAACTATGTGAATCCAAGGAAGCCATGTGCCCTTGATTTTATATATTTCGGATTTTATTATTTTTATCATTATTTTACCTCTTGATTTGAAAACCATTTTGCACTTATAATTGTCAGTAATATAAATAGACATATAGATAAAATACAAGGAATAAGTAACGATGTGTTTGATATCATCGGATTTGATCCTTCTATTAAAACACCACTTGGTAGAATATGCATAACAGGAATCATTAATCTAATTCCCCAAGAATATGGACAATAAATCCAAAAAGCACTATCAGATATCAAAATTCCAAAGGCTAAACCTAATACTGCATTTATTGTAATACTTGCTATAAAGCCAAATTTTTTTGCTAAGAAAAAGCATAGAGGGACTTGCCAAATGTTGGTAATTATTAGTAAGAGACTTGCAAATACCAATGTGGAAAATCCATAGTTTGGTGTTAATTGCCCTCCAATTAAAAATTGAAAAATATACACTCCTAGCATATGAATTATAGCAGCAATACTCATATAAATAAATGCTGTAATTATTTTTGAAACCCATAACTTTTTGAGATTAATATTTAGAGGAAAAACTGCTCTGTAGTTTAATTTTCTACTTTCTTTTCTATCCATCATTGCTGGGATTAAGGCAAAAGTTGCAGGCATTATTATGACGTACCACCAGTTATAGGAATTAGTAGTGAAATAACTTGGCATAAGAAATAATGACAATAAGATTAAAGTTATTGGCATAATTACTAATAATTTCTTCAAGAAACTGTGCTTATGTTTTAAATTTTCTGCAAGAATATAATTTATCATTTTTTACATCCCCATTCCATTTTTTATAACATTCATAAAAAGTTCTTCTAAGTTGTCATCATGATTAATAATGTTTTGATATTGTAATTTTCCATTATTAATAATCCCAATATGATCAGCAGTTTGTTCAACTTCTGCTAAAATATGGCTAGACAAAATAACGGTTATTCCTTTTTCTGGGAAACTTCTTATTAAATCACGCAATTCCTGAATTCCTAGAGGATCAAGTCCGTTTGTTGGCTCATCTAAAATCAAAAGCTTAGGATTATTTAATAAGGCAATGGCGATACCTAGCCTTTGTTTCATCCCTAAAGAAAATTGACCACTTTTCTTTTTGCCAGTATCTTTTAAACTAACTATTTCCAAAACTTCATCAATCCTAGAATCTGGTAACCCTAGTAGGAGTGTCCTTACCTTTAAATTTTCCCTAGCTGATAAGTTCTCATACAAGGCAGGCATCTCTATCAAGGCACCAATATCCGATAAATCCTCACGACTCCACTCATGACCTTCAAAAAAGATTTGACCAGATGTTTTATGAATCATTCCAGTAATCATCTTCAATGTTGTCGATTTACCAGCTCCGTTAGGTCCTAGCAAGCCATAGATAGAATTCTCTTTTATTTTTAAAGAAACATCATCTACTGCTTTTTGTTTTCCAAATGTTTTAGTAAGATTTTTTGTTTCTAATATAAATTTGTCCATAAATGAACCTCCTATTCATTTTATAAACTTAGTATAAAATACAAATTTAAGGATTTCTTAAGGAAGATAAGATTATTTAAAAATTTAATAGCTTGTTTTTATCTTAAAAGTAAACATATTATCTGGGGCTGGGATGGGACTAAAAATTCGAAAACGTCCTATAATTAGGTGGATTTAGTGATACTCTAAAAAATAGAATCTAGTATTTTGAATGATTTGGGATATATCGGACGTTTGGAAAAGAAGAATGGGAATAAATCGACCGTTGATTTCGGTCGATTTATCCGAAAATCAGCTGAGGTAGCAGCGAGAGAGTTTGCGCAGCAAACGGGATTTTCGTTAGTCCCGCGCTCCTGGATGGAAAATGCGAAGCATTTTTCATCTCTGAGATAAGCTTTTGAACCGAAAGGTTCACAAGCGAATCCAGAGAACTAAGCGCATTAAAGACCATTGATTTTGGTCTTTAATGCCGAAAACCTAGTGCGAGAGCACGGGAGAGCTTTGAATAAGCGTGTTTTCGTGTAGCAAGCCGAGCGCACTTCCTTAAATATTAGGGTGAAAAATGCAGGGGTGGCCGTCATCCTGGACTCGGTCATTTTCGAGACCACTCCGTGGCGGGTATTCTCTGGATTGTCAACACCTATTTGTACAATCTAAAATCGAACGCACCATTATAATTTTAACTAGTTACTAGCTAAGATTTGGTTTCTATATTTAACTGGTGACAAGTAACCTAAGGATCCATGGATTCTTAGGTTGTTGTACCAATAAACATATTCTGATAGTTCTAATTTTAGTTGTTTTAAGTTTTTAAATTCTTTCTGATAAACAAATTCTGTTTTCATCACCTTATTAAATGCTTCAGCTACTGCATTATCATATGGACTTCCCTTTCCACTTAAGGATCTTTCTATGCCAAATATGTCTAGAATTTTATCTATGCTTTTGTTGTCAAATTCTCGTCCTCTATCTGTGTGAAATATTTTTATTTTATTTAATGGGTACTTGATTGAATATATTGCTTCTTTTACTAAATCTGCGCTCTTATTTTTTCCTGCTGCATATCCTATTATTTCTCGATTGTGTAAATCTATTATTGCACAGATGTAGTTCCAACTATTTCCTACTCTTACGTAAGTTAAGTCACTTACACATGCTTGTAAAGATGGCCTATTGTCAAATTGTCTATCTATCTTGTTATTAATCTTTTTATTGTTACATGTGGTTTTTTCTACCTTGTATTGTTTTACTGTATAGCTTGATACTAAGGCATGTTTTTTCATTATTCTGCATATTTTTCTTCGTGATACTATGATATCTTGTTTTTCCAACTCTACTTTGATTTTTCTTGATCCATATGCATTTTTACTTTTCCTGAATATTTCTTTGATTTTTTCTTCTAAAAGCTCTTCGGTTTTTAGGTTATATTTTGATTCTTTTTTGTTTAGATGATAGTATATTAAACTTCTTGGTATACCTAAAAACTTACACATTGCACTAGTACTGTATTTATCCCTATTTGAGATTATGAGCTTTACTTTTTGCCTAGTAGTAGTGCAGCTTGCTTTAAAATATCATTTTCCATTTCAAGCTGTTTTACTTTTTTTCTTAGTTTGATTAATTCCTTTTCTTCTTCTGTTCTATTATCATCAATGTCGAAGGAATTTGAGTTGTTGTATCTATTAACCCAATCTCTTATTGTTGATGGTGCTATGTCGTATTCTTCTCCCAATTTTTTATATGTGTAGTTACCTTGGTTAAAGATTTCTACCATCTGTTTCTTGAAGTCTTCTTCGTAGTGTCTAGCCAATTTAAAATCCCCCTTTGATTTCTTATTATTTATTGTATCAGATATTCGATTTTAAATTGTACTATTTACTGTATCCTTACCACTCAAAGCCAGACAGGCTAGCAAAAAACCAAGTGGAGAAACTCATGAGAGTTTTCGAGAGGATAGTACCCTGTGTGGAAGTTTTACCCAGAAAATAGCGCAGAGCGTGGAGAGCAGTGAAATTGTGATTTTCGTTAGTAGCAAAAAAATTATCTTTAAGTGAAAATAAAAACCTAATTGAAAGATTTATAAAAGAAAATCTAACATCACAAGAAATGATAGTAGATTATGCAATTCATGAAGGGTCAAGACAAAAATGGGTAATAATCTTATGTAGGTTGAAAGCTTTACTAGACTAAGAATAGATTTTTTACGAAAATTGTTACTTGTCCTAAAGCTTGGTAAGGTTCTAATTCTAATGAAAGTGATGATAAAATTATGAAAGAAAAACTCATTATTAAAAAATTAAGAGAAGATCGCAGAAATGAAACCTACACAAATAGAGGAATTAACCCAATATTCCAGCTAAATCCAAAATCAAAAATTTTGATAATTGGGCAAGCTCCTGGGGAAAGGGTTGAAGAAACTGGTATTTTATTTAATGATAAGAGTGGGGAAAATCTTGTCAAATGGTTGGGTATATCGGAAGACGTCCTCCATAGTGAAGATTTTTCTATAATTCCAATGGACTTTTATTATCCTGGAAAGGGAAAATCAGGCGATAAGGCTCCTAGATCTTTTATTGCAAAAGAATACCATCCACTATTATTAAATGAATTGAAGGATATAAAGTTAACCATTTTGATAGGAGCCTATGCTCAAAAATTTTATTTGAAGGATAAATTTAAGAAAAATTTAACTGAAACAGTAAAATCTTACAAAGAATTTTTGCCAGAATATTTCCCAATAGCCCACCCAAGTCCTCTAAACAACAGGTGGATAGCAAAAAATCCTTTTTTTAGAGAAGAAGTCTTGCCTGAGTTAAAGAAAATTGTAAAAAAGCTGAGATAAATTGTGTTTGTAAAAATTTATTGTATACCATTTTTATGGTAATGGTCATCAACAAGGAGAGAAAATATGAAAAAAATAAGTGCGAATATTTTAGACGGCAAATTTGAGCATTTGGTGGATGAGGATAATTTACAAATAACCCACCTACAAATCAAAAAGGGCGAAGAAATACCAAGTCACAAGTCAGATAAAAGTGCAGTAGTTGTAATTTATAAGGGTAAGGTAGATTTTAAGGAAGAGAACGGAAACCAGATAATAATCCCAGGTGATATAATCACAATGGATCCTAATGAAATCCATGCTCTTAAGGCTCTTGAGGATAGCGATTTGATGGTTATAAAAGTAAGAATTTAAGAATATATTTAGCTAAGATAGGCAGGTGGTTATTTTATCAACCTGCCTTTAATTTTTATATATTTAAGGAAAAATTTGGGGCATCATATATGAAAAAAGACTTAGTTTTATTGAAATTACAGAGGTTTTATGTTTTATAAGGCTAATTATCTTATTTTAGAAAGATATCGTGCTTGAAGATTATTTTATGGAGGTGTAAGACGGTATTATTGTTGGATTTTCCAAAAATGAACCTGGAGTTAATTAATATTTAGGGAAGATTGTTGCTAATGGTCTTGTTGGTACCCATATCCATGGTTACGATGGCAAGTATTTTGTCCATACTTACAACAAAATAAGCGGCTTCCACCTAAAACAACAAGAAAAGAAGTGATAAAAATGGCAGGTAGTTTTCATTTTTTGAATGAGCCATTAGAAAATGATGGGAAGGATTCGTTTTACAAATATATAGATTATCTCGATAGACTTCCTTCGTTTAAATTAACTGAAGAATAGAAAAAATATATTGAGAAGATTAGCTCACCCTTTGATATGAAAACTATAAAAATAGTGAAGAGTATCAAAATAGCATGATGAAACAGATCCAGGATAACTTTCAAAACTTTATCAAGGAAAATCAATATTATGAAATAGCAATTCCACTTATTAGAAAATTTAGCAATAGTTATGATAATTACTACAAGAAGTTGCTAAAGGCAAATGAACAGTATCTATATAATAAAAATCAATAATCGTAGGTTAGCGTCTACTTATCTTTAGTAGGTGCTTTTCTATGTCCAAATGTAAAGAGTTTTGAGGGGCAAGAGAAATAGTTTAATTGTATCAAAGATGGTTGGAAACTATAAATAGATTGAGTCTTTGGGAAAGGGACGAAACTAAAAATTTGAAAAGATATTATGATTAGGTGGATTTAGTGATACTTTTAAAAATAGAATGAAGTATTTTGAATGATTTGGGATATATCGTGCATTTGGGAAGGAAGAGTGGGAGTAAAGATTACTAGTTTATAGAAATCGAAGCATTATTAATAAAACATAATAAATTAAGACCACTTACATTTTAATAGAAGTGGTCTTAATTTAATTATATAGGATATTCATTTCATATTTTATATTTTTCTTTTATGTATTGAGCAATATTATCAGAATCTGGGTATATAAACTTTTTATTTATACCTATATTATCTAGTTCATGAAGTATTTGTTTTTTATTACTTATTACAATCTCATATTCATAATCAATCTTCTGTACCACCTGCTTAATCTCATTAATATTTAAAGTGGAGCTTTGTTTAGACGAAGGTAAGGTTTTTTCGGTACTTAATTGGTATATAAACAAACCCTCTTGATTTTTCCGTCTATCAAATTTTATAGAAGGTTTGTAAACTATTTTTGGGAATACGGGAAATTTATAATCACGTATTTCATAAGCTAATATAAATAGTATAATTAAAGGTTTATAATTTAATTTATCTATCCTATCAAGATAGGGGTTATCTTTATTAATATCGGTATCTATAATGATTTCCCTGACAAATTTTAGATTACAAAATTCTATATAAAACTTCTCAAGATTATCTTTTTCATTTGTATTACAATATCTATCTAACAGACTCATCAATTCTATTATTTTTTCTTCATTTTTAAGTATATTATAATCATCGTGTATAACTGTGTTCCTAAAGCCTTTATCATGAGCATCCAAGATATATTTACATAATTTTAATTTCGAATATATATTATTACTACTTATATAAGCCTTATCAAGTGACGCTTGAGCTAAGAAGTCAACCACAATATTTTTAAAAAAAGTTGAATTTGGGATTTTTAAAATTTTTCCTCCAGTTTCTTGAAAATGGCTTCCTATATCCTTAAATTCACTATTTATAGAGACTATATCACTTTCTTTATTATACATTTTAGAAGTTAGTGGATCGGCTCTACCTAGATCATTATTTATAGCATATATTATTCCATTAGAATCTATATCTTTTTCACAAGCGAAATATAGTGCTACTATTGGATTTTCAGTTATATCTAATAGTTCTGTTGGCAATCCATGATGTTGACAATATGCTATAAAACTTTCTCTACTATCACTGTCTAACATGTATCCAATTTCTCTAAAGTAATCACGTCTAGCTTCTCTTAGATCATTTTGAAATTGTGTTTTTCTATAGCTACTAGCTAGTAAAGGCTTTTTGTACTTGGCGCCTTCACCTCTAAAGAAAAATTTACTTCCATTTGATGTTATTTCTTGAAGAACTTCCATAAAACTAATTAAGTTTGTTATTTCAAATTTTTTCATGTCATAATTATACCGTTTAATGAGAGATATAATACCTTATAGGATTGTTAGATAATGCATATTTTGTTTATATATCTTGCTAAGATAAACTAGTGAGTGCTTAAGTTAAGTAAAAATAATGGTCTAGAATTAATAATAAAGGCGTATGGAGATACTTATAATCAAACTTATGAATTAAAAAATCAGGACTTTATTATAAAAAACTTTTAAAAGCAGAAATAATATAAAAACAAATACTTGAATAATAAAATAATATTAGATATTCTTTCTGGTCTATATTAATTTATTTAGAATTCTAGATCAAAATAAAATAAACAAGATTAGTATCATTCTTATGAAATTTTATAATTTCCAAACGTTAATGGAGGATTGTTAGAAAAAGAAAATATTACTCCATGAATGATTGAACAAGTAATAAGGACAGCAGATTATAACAAACCGTAAATTGCTATTATAACTATGGATTTTAGTAAAAATTATATTATGATTAGAGTAAAAGGAATTGATTCATTAGAAATTAATATGAGAGTAATAATCGGCATAGTTATTAAGAAAGGATGACAATGATAATACAGAATATTGAGTACCCCGAATTATTGATAGAAGCAATAAAAAATGATAAACTTGTGATTTTTTGTGGGGCTGGCATATCAATGAGTGAGCCAACCAATCTACCTAGTTTTAATGAACTTTCGGAAAAAATAGCTGAATTGACCAATCAAGAAAAAAGAAATGATGAATCCGATGAGCAGTACTTAGGTAGAGTAGAAAATTTAGGTCATGATGTACACAGTGAAGTTTGCAATATACTCAGTGAAACTCAGACTCAACCAAATACAAACCATGAAACTTTGATAGATTTTTTTAAAAAAGATATTCGTATTGTTACCACGAATTATGATATTATGCTTGAAAGCACCTTAGAAAAAAAGGATAGAAAAGCAAGAATATATTCATATCCAGCACTTCCGTATGGTGATAAATTTAATGGCATTGTTCATTTACATGGTAAAGTTAATAATCCTACTGATATTGTTCTTACAGATTCCGATTTTGGAAAATCTTATATGTATCGTGGAAATATAACAATGTTTTTAAGAGATTTATTTGAGTCAGAATATACTGTACTTTTCATTGGCTATAGTTATAATGACATTGTAATGAAGTATTTCACGAGGTCCTTACCAGACTTATCCGGTAAAAAAAGATATATTTTTACTAGTAATGACCAAGCTAGTAATTATAAGTTACTGGGATTGACCCCAATAATTTATGAAAAAAATAATTACAAACAAATATATGATTCTTTACTTAGAATATCAAATTTAGTAACCAGAGATGATAATAGCTGGAGTTTAAGAATTAATGACATTTCGGAAGAAGCTCCCAATAAAATAAATGATGAGTTTGATTTTGAAATTAAAGAAATATTAAATAATATACATTATTCCAACCAGTTCTT
It contains:
- a CDS encoding HAMP domain-containing sensor histidine kinase — translated: MELKSKGQSLKHILFKYLLSIGLGLVISVGLIMAFISASFQFKWIFPANHTESLILEKRIDIATSKNFDKSMLPNNTSYLFLSKDEKVLETNMNKNIQDIAFNYHKGSGYSNANLSFMEIQRSDGYVLVAYNLKPYYKSPWMQKNLPQINILLLILLIIFCLISIVTTTLIWAKKISKELNPLLEASEEIGKQNLDFQVKKSNIQEFNAILDSLEKMKIGLSESLRTNWREEEKKRNQISALSHDIKTPLSIIKGNSELLGETNLTEYQESYLGYIRKNTNRIGKYIETLMLVNKSNQANELNFTQIRAKEFVENIEKLAKEFTSTYKLNLLEDINYDDDFLIVDLKNFERAFLNILSNAEEHSPKNSTIELLICSKADELQISIVDQGHGFSSEDLLYATDQFYKGDKSRHSKENYGIGLFVAEQIIKMHGGSLVLENRTDKIGAKVSILLPVKNTLI
- a CDS encoding response regulator transcription factor, whose protein sequence is MSLILAVDDELDMLELIKNILKKNNHEVDVYQNPLEIDNIKLSKYDLILLDIMMPGIDGISFCKDIRAKVDCPILFLTAKTMEEDIVEGLLIGGDDYITKPFGAAELLARIEAHLRREKRERHTSLNLGGIRFDLSSNEVFVGDEKVHLTKSEYQISELLAKRKGQVFSRDQIYELIFGFDGIGDASAISEHIKNIRAKFQKYDENPIETVWGIGYKWN
- a CDS encoding lantibiotic immunity ABC transporter MutG family permease subunit, which gives rise to MIKIIKSEIYKIKGTWLPWIHIVLPIAYSLLFYLASKTTGLENFEESDIVQTYFVLLGAVIPIILSFISSKVVDMEMGAGKFQVLLSTTKSRTKAYLGKLLVLELGFVVSISLAIIIFAILTGYQNILDWLIEFFLILISSLSLYMIHLWVSIELSSGASIGLGFLETMIALLSMTAIGDSIWYFIPCTWSSRLPAMYITMSKVSDPSYFYKEFRIWSFVSLFIILILFISSIIWFNKWDGKSVSE
- a CDS encoding lantibiotic immunity ABC transporter MutE/EpiE family permease subunit is translated as MINYILAENLKHKHSFLKKLLVIMPITLILLSLFLMPSYFTTNSYNWWYVIIMPATFALIPAMMDRKESRKLNYRAVFPLNINLKKLWVSKIITAFIYMSIAAIIHMLGVYIFQFLIGGQLTPNYGFSTLVFASLLLIITNIWQVPLCFFLAKKFGFIASITINAVLGLAFGILISDSAFWIYCPYSWGIRLMIPVMHILPSGVLIEGSNPMISNTSLLIPCILSICLFILLTIISAKWFSNQEVK
- a CDS encoding lantibiotic protection ABC transporter ATP-binding protein → MDKFILETKNLTKTFGKQKAVDDVSLKIKENSIYGLLGPNGAGKSTTLKMITGMIHKTSGQIFFEGHEWSREDLSDIGALIEMPALYENLSARENLKVRTLLLGLPDSRIDEVLEIVSLKDTGKKKSGQFSLGMKQRLGIAIALLNNPKLLILDEPTNGLDPLGIQELRDLIRSFPEKGITVILSSHILAEVEQTADHIGIINNGKLQYQNIINHDDNLEELFMNVIKNGMGM
- a CDS encoding IS3 family transposase (programmed frameshift) → MVEIFNQGNYTYKKLGEEYDIAPSTIRDWVNRYNNSNSFDIDDNRTEEEKELIKLRKKVKQLEMENDILKQAALLLGKKLKLIISNRDKYSTSAMCKFLGIPRSLIYYHLNKKESKYNLKTEELLEEKIKEIFRKSKNAYGSRKIKVELEKQDIIVSRRKICRIMKKHALVSSYTVKQYKVEKTTCNNKKINNKIDRQFDNRPSLQACVSDLTYVRVGNSWNYICAIIDLHNREIIGYAAGKNKSADLVKEAIYSIKYPLNKIKIFHTDRGREFDNKSIDKILDIFGIERSLSGKGSPYDNAVAEAFNKVMKTEFVYQKEFKNLKQLKLELSEYVYWYNNLRIHGSLGYLSPVKYRNQILASN
- a CDS encoding uracil-DNA glycosylase family protein → MKEKLIIKKLREDRRNETYTNRGINPIFQLNPKSKILIIGQAPGERVEETGILFNDKSGENLVKWLGISEDVLHSEDFSIIPMDFYYPGKGKSGDKAPRSFIAKEYHPLLLNELKDIKLTILIGAYAQKFYLKDKFKKNLTETVKSYKEFLPEYFPIAHPSPLNNRWIAKNPFFREEVLPELKKIVKKLR
- a CDS encoding cupin domain-containing protein: MKKISANILDGKFEHLVDEDNLQITHLQIKKGEEIPSHKSDKSAVVVIYKGKVDFKEENGNQIIIPGDIITMDPNEIHALKALEDSDLMVIKVRI
- a CDS encoding FRG domain-containing protein, with protein sequence MKKFEITNLISFMEVLQEITSNGSKFFFRGEGAKYKKPLLASSYRKTQFQNDLREARRDYFREIGYMLDSDSRESFIAYCQHHGLPTELLDITENPIVALYFACEKDIDSNGIIYAINNDLGRADPLTSKMYNKESDIVSINSEFKDIGSHFQETGGKILKIPNSTFFKNIVVDFLAQASLDKAYISSNNIYSKLKLCKYILDAHDKGFRNTVIHDDYNILKNEEKIIELMSLLDRYCNTNEKDNLEKFYIEFCNLKFVREIIIDTDINKDNPYLDRIDKLNYKPLIILFILAYEIRDYKFPVFPKIVYKPSIKFDRRKNQEGLFIYQLSTEKTLPSSKQSSTLNINEIKQVVQKIDYEYEIVISNKKQILHELDNIGINKKFIYPDSDNIAQYIKEKYKI
- a CDS encoding SIR2 family protein, producing the protein MIIQNIEYPELLIEAIKNDKLVIFCGAGISMSEPTNLPSFNELSEKIAELTNQEKRNDESDEQYLGRVENLGHDVHSEVCNILSETQTQPNTNHETLIDFFKKDIRIVTTNYDIMLESTLEKKDRKARIYSYPALPYGDKFNGIVHLHGKVNNPTDIVLTDSDFGKSYMYRGNITMFLRDLFESEYTVLFIGYSYNDIVMKYFTRSLPDLSGKKRYIFTSNDQASNYKLLGLTPIIYEKNNYKQIYDSLLRISNLVTRDDNSWSLRINDISEEAPNKINDEFDFEIKEILNNIHYSNQFFAKVKGRDWAEFLFNHGYFDNIFSNNDVNDFGIQRIEWLSREIIVNETELFLRFCYYKDFILSKKLQVEIIKIICNHNTKIRVIEKLINLIDFDNLEFIWIGQLLDVCYSNTPKLDFVASEIYSKSLSFVSNNKSIISADKIDIDFKFEKYVNEHLWEKYKLFDKTGLSTPICTI